From the Defluviitalea raffinosedens genome, one window contains:
- a CDS encoding nitrogenase component 1: protein MSRSGIIEQERYTCAIGALQSVVAIPRAVPILHSGPGCGEMIAGFFERSTGYAGGPTSPCTNFSEKEVVFGGINRLREIIKNTYKVLDTDLQVVLTGCTAGIVGDDVDSLVSEFAREGKPIVSVETAGFKANNFESHSLVVNAIIDQYVSLFESENEVKSQKNTVNLIASIPYQDPFWKGNLAEYKRLLAGIGLKANVLFGPESGGVKEWQKIPAAQFNVLVSPWYGKPIADHLKEKYGQEYVWFPHIPIGANATEQFLNQVLEFALKEGAEIDEASARSFIEYESKAYYEEIDNLATFLLEFRYGLPNHAHILHDAGYVVGLSKFLLHEVGIIPKEQFVTDGTPEKYQEAIRADLRSTSDKREIPLYFEPDAGKAQEFLRKIHHSGRGLIIGSGWDKELAKEKGYDFLSAAIPSPYRLVLTTHYAGFTGGLRVIEDIYHLVLSTYA, encoded by the coding sequence ATGAGTAGATCAGGAATCATTGAACAAGAACGTTATACTTGTGCCATAGGTGCTTTGCAAAGTGTTGTAGCCATTCCAAGAGCTGTGCCTATTCTTCACTCAGGTCCAGGCTGTGGGGAGATGATTGCAGGATTTTTTGAACGTTCAACAGGATATGCAGGTGGTCCGACATCACCGTGTACCAATTTTTCAGAAAAGGAAGTCGTATTTGGGGGGATTAATCGGCTGCGGGAGATTATAAAAAACACATATAAAGTGTTGGACACAGATTTACAGGTAGTTTTGACCGGCTGCACTGCCGGGATTGTGGGGGATGATGTGGACAGTTTGGTGTCGGAGTTTGCCAGGGAAGGAAAGCCTATTGTATCGGTGGAAACGGCAGGGTTTAAAGCAAATAATTTTGAATCCCACAGCCTTGTAGTGAATGCGATTATTGACCAGTATGTGAGTTTATTTGAATCGGAGAATGAAGTTAAATCACAAAAGAATACGGTGAATTTAATTGCTTCTATTCCTTATCAGGACCCATTTTGGAAAGGGAATCTTGCGGAATATAAGCGTTTGCTTGCAGGTATTGGACTAAAAGCTAATGTTTTGTTCGGACCAGAATCGGGGGGAGTAAAAGAGTGGCAGAAGATACCGGCAGCACAGTTTAATGTTTTGGTTTCTCCATGGTATGGCAAGCCCATAGCAGATCATTTGAAGGAGAAATATGGTCAGGAATATGTATGGTTTCCTCATATTCCTATTGGAGCCAATGCGACGGAACAATTTTTAAATCAAGTACTGGAGTTTGCACTTAAAGAAGGAGCCGAGATTGATGAAGCATCAGCCCGAAGCTTTATAGAATATGAATCTAAAGCTTACTATGAAGAAATTGATAATCTGGCAACCTTTCTTTTGGAGTTCCGTTATGGTCTTCCCAATCATGCACATATTCTTCACGATGCGGGATATGTGGTGGGATTATCTAAATTCTTGCTCCACGAAGTGGGGATCATACCTAAAGAACAGTTTGTTACAGATGGTACCCCTGAAAAATATCAGGAAGCCATCAGGGCTGATCTTAGGAGTACCAGTGATAAACGGGAGATTCCACTTTATTTTGAACCGGATGCAGGAAAGGCTCAGGAGTTTCTTCGAAAGATTCATCATAGTGGAAGAGGCCTGATTATCGGTTCTGGATGGGATAAGGAACTTGCAAAAGAAAAAGGATATGACTTCCTTTCTGCAGCAATCCCTTCCCCTTACCGATTAGTTCTGACAACGCACTATGCAGGATTTACAGGAGGGCTCAGGGTTATAGAAGACATCTATCATTTGGTTCTTTCAACCTATGCGTAA
- a CDS encoding NifB/NifX family molybdenum-iron cluster-binding protein → MGYRIGFASIDGAVIDQHFGSARYWQIYDVDSEARFVETRKTVAKCQGHCEGGFDHLLDVLKDCDAIFVLKIGEVAAAVMLSKGKRVFEAEGEVEDILAEIMNGLLIQETG, encoded by the coding sequence ATGGGCTATCGCATTGGATTTGCCAGTATTGATGGAGCAGTAATTGACCAGCACTTTGGTTCAGCGAGATATTGGCAGATATATGACGTAGACAGTGAAGCACGTTTTGTTGAGACACGAAAGACAGTGGCTAAGTGTCAGGGACATTGTGAAGGAGGTTTTGACCATCTGCTGGATGTTCTAAAGGATTGTGATGCAATATTTGTTCTAAAAATCGGAGAAGTTGCAGCGGCTGTAATGTTATCAAAGGGTAAAAGAGTATTTGAAGCAGAAGGGGAAGTAGAAGATATTCTTGCGGAAATAATGAATGGTCTCTTGATCCAGGAGACTGGTTAA
- a CDS encoding ABC transporter ATP-binding protein: MLLEISHLSKTYIRGNQTFYAVKDASLKLKEGDCAVVVGRSGSGKSTLLNLIAGLLTPTSGKVEVAGYNTTLLKDKELSLLRNFTIGYIPQGQSLLSSLSVLDNVCLPYFLQNRRKDKSMEEIDKRAYSLLEQLGILHLANAYPKHLSGGELRRVSIARALINEPKLLLADEPTNDLDTQTSKEVMGLFTGIALKGTAVLLVTHDQSIIHEGDYIYQMNDGALAPLKT, from the coding sequence ATGTTGCTTGAAATCAGTCATCTCAGTAAAACCTATATCCGTGGCAATCAGACTTTTTATGCGGTAAAAGATGCTAGTTTAAAGCTTAAAGAAGGTGACTGTGCAGTTGTTGTAGGACGTTCAGGAAGTGGAAAGAGTACTTTACTTAATTTGATTGCTGGACTTCTTACTCCCACAAGTGGCAAGGTTGAGGTGGCAGGTTATAATACTACGTTGTTAAAAGATAAAGAGCTATCATTGCTTCGCAATTTTACGATTGGTTACATTCCGCAGGGACAGAGCCTGCTCTCAAGTTTATCGGTATTGGATAATGTATGTTTGCCATATTTTTTACAAAACCGAAGGAAAGACAAGAGTATGGAAGAAATCGACAAAAGAGCATATTCACTATTGGAACAGCTTGGTATTTTGCACTTAGCCAATGCGTATCCTAAACATTTATCAGGGGGAGAACTTCGGAGGGTTAGTATAGCAAGGGCTCTTATAAATGAACCAAAACTTTTGCTTGCGGATGAGCCTACTAATGATCTTGATACACAAACTTCCAAAGAGGTTATGGGTTTGTTTACAGGAATTGCTCTTAAAGGTACAGCAGTTCTTCTGGTTACTCATGATCAAAGTATCATTCATGAAGGAGATTATATTTATCAAATGAATGATGGAGCATTAGCACCTCTAAAGACATAG
- a CDS encoding DUF4418 family protein, translated as MKNKILFPITYLIFGTVLAIGPYTIFPVCRDTMMPMRCQNTAKAELILGVLTVAIGTLLLLIKHEKVKIVLNTLIIPVGILAFLFPNVITGVCSKIHMSCRVLTLPSLSILSIALTVLAAVHIFYLWQSAGKGENFDGHDVNFK; from the coding sequence TTGAAAAATAAAATACTTTTCCCCATTACTTATTTGATTTTTGGAACGGTGCTTGCTATTGGACCTTATACCATTTTTCCTGTCTGCAGGGATACGATGATGCCTATGAGATGCCAAAACACAGCAAAGGCAGAATTGATTCTTGGAGTTTTAACGGTTGCTATTGGTACTTTGCTATTATTAATAAAACATGAGAAAGTTAAAATAGTTTTAAATACTTTAATCATACCTGTCGGAATCCTGGCTTTCTTATTTCCAAATGTAATTACAGGCGTTTGCTCAAAAATACACATGAGTTGTCGTGTTTTGACATTACCTTCTCTAAGTATTCTTAGTATTGCGCTTACTGTTCTTGCTGCTGTTCATATATTTTACTTGTGGCAATCAGCAGGTAAGGGAGAGAATTTTGATGGTCACGACGTTAACTTCAAGTAG
- a CDS encoding nitrogenase component 1 gives MSKVNLALPEVKIREIRINSITGYQGDAEELVKASRCGLKDRERSFSQCMGCGTSKAACMVTLIQDAAVISHGPVGCASCLHEFSFTYRVNAPLRNLQHPTPRHIFSTNLKEKDTVYGGNIKLANAIREVYERTKANAIFVLTTCAAGIIGDDVESVCNEAEDELGIPVVAVFCEGFRSKVWTTGFDAGYHAIARKLITKPRQRRKDIINVINFWGSDVFSEWFAPFGAKPNYITPYSTVNGLKYASEAAATVQACSTLGSYLGAVLEQEFGVPEIPAAPPYGIAQTDRWFRALGKILGKEDVAEQIIKEKKEKYLPKIEALREKLKGKTAYVTAGAAHGHALLDVLGELGMKAVGAAIFHHDPIYDSGREENDQLAQRVSDYGNVPNFNVCNKQEFELVNALNRLRPDVLLARHGGMTLWGAKLGIPSLLIGDEHYSMGYEGLVNYGERLLEVIENDEFVKNLSKHAINPYTKWWMEQKPDYFLRGGAVNE, from the coding sequence ATGTCTAAAGTGAATTTAGCCCTTCCAGAAGTGAAGATCAGAGAAATCCGTATTAATTCAATAACTGGTTATCAGGGCGATGCAGAGGAATTAGTCAAAGCAAGCAGATGTGGTTTAAAAGATCGTGAAAGATCCTTTAGTCAATGTATGGGATGCGGTACGTCAAAAGCAGCTTGTATGGTTACTTTAATTCAGGATGCAGCTGTTATCAGTCATGGACCAGTAGGCTGTGCGTCTTGTCTTCATGAATTTTCTTTTACCTATCGTGTCAATGCGCCTCTACGAAATCTTCAGCATCCTACACCACGACATATATTTTCAACAAACTTAAAGGAGAAAGACACTGTTTACGGGGGAAATATAAAACTTGCCAATGCCATTCGTGAGGTATATGAACGCACAAAGGCTAATGCAATTTTTGTACTAACGACTTGTGCCGCCGGAATTATTGGTGATGACGTGGAAAGCGTTTGTAATGAAGCGGAAGATGAGTTAGGAATTCCTGTTGTAGCTGTTTTCTGTGAAGGGTTCCGTTCTAAAGTTTGGACTACAGGCTTTGATGCAGGTTATCACGCCATTGCACGAAAATTAATTACTAAACCGAGACAAAGGCGAAAAGACATTATTAATGTGATTAATTTCTGGGGAAGTGATGTATTCTCTGAATGGTTTGCACCCTTTGGGGCGAAACCAAATTACATTACGCCTTATTCTACAGTCAATGGATTAAAGTATGCCAGTGAAGCTGCTGCTACAGTGCAGGCTTGTTCGACATTGGGAAGCTATCTTGGAGCTGTGTTGGAACAGGAATTTGGTGTTCCAGAAATTCCTGCTGCACCCCCTTATGGGATTGCACAGACAGATCGGTGGTTCAGAGCCTTAGGAAAGATTCTTGGAAAAGAAGATGTTGCTGAACAGATTATTAAAGAGAAGAAAGAAAAGTATCTTCCCAAGATAGAAGCTCTACGTGAAAAACTTAAAGGAAAAACAGCTTATGTCACGGCAGGAGCAGCCCATGGTCATGCACTGCTGGATGTTCTTGGAGAGCTTGGGATGAAAGCTGTTGGAGCTGCTATTTTCCATCATGATCCGATTTATGACAGTGGTCGTGAAGAAAATGACCAGTTGGCACAAAGGGTGTCGGACTACGGAAATGTTCCAAACTTTAATGTTTGTAACAAGCAGGAATTTGAGCTGGTGAATGCATTAAACCGTCTTCGTCCGGATGTTTTACTGGCTCGTCATGGAGGAATGACACTTTGGGGGGCAAAGCTAGGGATTCCTTCATTATTAATTGGAGATGAACACTACTCCATGGGGTATGAAGGTCTAGTGAACTATGGAGAACGTTTGCTAGAAGTGATCGAAAATGATGAGTTCGTAAAGAATCTTTCAAAACATGCCATAAATCCTTATACCAAATGGTGGATGGAGCAAAAACCCGACTATTTTTTAAGGGGAGGTGCAGTCAATGAGTAG
- a CDS encoding ABC transporter permease, with protein sequence MKKGLSSLEMRLGGDLIVVPLGYEQKQESILLTGEPSYFYFDKEILGKLKGVEGISKLSPQFYLTSLNASCCSLPLQIVGFDPETDFLVQPWIREVLGKNLEKGALIVGSDVLIEEDRKIKLFDQGYLVAAKLDKTGTGLDQTVFATMDTIKSIYSDAKDKGLYFSENTNPDTSISSIFIKVQKDYDIDQVVTNIRQNIDGVQIIKSKTLISSIADSFSHFTTVFYAFALAFLVITLAVLTAMFSASVNERKKEFAMLRILGATRKKVASILFWESLYISVVGSVIGIILAALIVFPYSVFIGDSIGVPYLQPSLLWIFVIGMGTLLTAIGVSILASIYSVIKINRFETYLILREGE encoded by the coding sequence ATGAAAAAAGGTTTAAGCAGCCTGGAGATGCGATTGGGTGGGGATTTAATCGTTGTTCCCCTTGGATATGAGCAGAAACAGGAATCCATTCTTTTAACAGGAGAGCCATCTTACTTCTATTTTGACAAGGAGATTCTGGGAAAACTTAAGGGTGTTGAAGGTATATCCAAATTATCACCACAATTTTACCTTACCTCTCTTAATGCATCCTGTTGTTCCTTACCCTTGCAGATTGTTGGATTTGATCCGGAAACGGACTTTTTAGTTCAGCCTTGGATTAGAGAGGTACTTGGGAAAAATCTTGAAAAAGGTGCATTGATTGTTGGCAGTGATGTCTTAATAGAAGAGGACAGGAAGATAAAATTATTTGATCAAGGATATCTGGTAGCTGCAAAGTTAGATAAAACTGGAACAGGACTTGATCAAACTGTATTTGCCACGATGGATACTATTAAGTCAATATATTCTGATGCAAAAGATAAGGGACTATACTTTTCAGAAAATACAAATCCCGATACATCTATTTCCTCTATTTTTATAAAAGTTCAAAAAGATTACGATATCGACCAAGTTGTCACTAATATTCGTCAAAATATAGATGGAGTACAAATTATTAAATCAAAAACCCTGATTAGCAGTATTGCTGATAGTTTCAGTCATTTTACAACGGTTTTTTATGCATTCGCTTTAGCTTTTTTGGTTATCACTTTGGCTGTTTTGACGGCTATGTTTTCAGCATCAGTCAATGAGCGAAAAAAAGAATTTGCAATGCTTCGAATTTTAGGTGCTACAAGAAAAAAAGTTGCCAGTATTTTGTTTTGGGAATCTCTGTATATTAGTGTGGTTGGCAGTGTAATAGGCATAATTTTAGCGGCATTAATCGTTTTTCCTTATAGTGTTTTTATTGGAGACAGTATAGGCGTGCCGTATCTACAGCCTTCTCTTCTATGGATTTTTGTAATTGGGATGGGTACTTTACTTACAGCGATTGGCGTCAGTATCCTTGCCTCAATTTATTCTGTTATTAAAATAAATCGTTTTGAAACTTATCTTATCCTAAGAGAGGGGGAGTAG